A region of Streptomyces sp. NBC_01788 DNA encodes the following proteins:
- a CDS encoding ABC transporter ATP-binding protein, giving the protein MAEQTAERTAEPILEVSGLVKHYPLTRGVLFRKQVGAVKAVDGVDFTLGRGETLGIVGESGCGKSTVAKLLCNLERPTAGEIRYRGEDITRLSGRALKAVRRNIQMVFQDPYTSLNPRMTVGDIIGEPYEIHPEAVPKGDRRRRVQELLDVVGLNPEYVNRYPHQFSGGQRQRIGIARGLALRPEIIVADEPVSALDVSVQAQVINLMERLQHEFDLSYVFIAHDLSIVRHISDRVGVMYLGRIVEIGTDEQIYDHPTHPYTQALLSAVPVPDPGARERRERIILSGDVPSPTAIPSGCRFRTRCWKARERCTLEVPELAVPEEFRHDTGPAVHDSACHYAAELQVVPPEERDTDGRGSGTRAP; this is encoded by the coding sequence ATGGCAGAGCAGACGGCTGAGCGGACCGCCGAGCCGATCCTGGAGGTCAGCGGGCTCGTCAAGCACTACCCGCTCACCCGGGGCGTGCTGTTCAGGAAGCAGGTCGGGGCGGTCAAGGCGGTCGACGGCGTCGACTTCACCCTGGGCCGGGGCGAAACGCTCGGCATCGTGGGCGAGTCCGGCTGCGGCAAGTCGACGGTCGCGAAGCTGCTGTGCAACCTGGAGCGGCCCACCGCGGGCGAGATCCGCTACCGGGGCGAGGACATCACCCGGCTGTCCGGCCGGGCGCTGAAGGCGGTGCGCCGCAACATCCAGATGGTGTTCCAGGACCCGTACACCTCGCTCAACCCCCGTATGACGGTGGGCGACATCATCGGGGAGCCGTACGAGATCCACCCCGAGGCGGTGCCCAAGGGCGACCGGAGAAGGAGGGTCCAGGAGCTGCTGGACGTCGTCGGCCTCAACCCTGAGTACGTCAACCGCTACCCGCACCAGTTCTCCGGCGGTCAGCGCCAGCGCATCGGCATCGCACGGGGGTTGGCGCTGCGGCCCGAGATCATCGTCGCCGACGAGCCGGTCTCCGCGCTCGACGTCTCGGTGCAGGCCCAGGTGATCAACCTGATGGAGCGGCTTCAGCACGAGTTCGACCTGTCGTACGTCTTCATCGCGCACGACCTGTCGATCGTGCGGCACATCTCCGACCGGGTGGGGGTCATGTACCTCGGGCGGATCGTCGAGATCGGCACCGACGAGCAGATCTACGACCACCCCACGCACCCCTACACCCAGGCGCTGCTGTCCGCCGTGCCCGTGCCGGACCCGGGGGCACGGGAGCGCCGGGAGCGGATCATCCTCTCGGGGGACGTGCCGTCGCCGACGGCCATCCCCTCCGGCTGCCGCTTCCGCACCCGCTGCTGGAAGGCGCGGGAACGCTGCACGCTGGAGGTGCCGGAGCTGGCGGTGCCCGAGGAGTTCCGGCACGACACCGGGCCGGCCGTGCACGACTCGGCGTGCCACTACGCGGCGGAGCTCCAGGTGGTGCCGCCGGAGGAGCGGGACACCGACGGACGGGGCAGCGGCACCAGGGCGCCGTGA
- a CDS encoding S9 family peptidase, with amino-acid sequence MTTEPVSFPRRHARTQRFTLGAPRAFTVAPDASHVVFLRSGSGTDRANSLWVLDLGGNAERVAADPRALLAGASEDLSAEERARRERSREGGAGIVGYATDTAAELASFALSGRLFTAELRAGTARELPVPGPVIDPRPSPDGRHVAYVTAGALRVVGAEGDGDRALAEPESEGVVYGLAEFVAAEEMQRSRGFWWAPESDRLLVARADDTPVRRWWISDPAHPERKPGRVAYPAAGTPNADVQLFVFGLDGARTEVLWDRSRYPYLAHVHWSAAGAPLLLVQARDQRSQLYLAVDPESGATRMVHADEDQDWLDLFPGVPCWSPSGQLVRVADEGGARVLAVGERPLTGAQLHVRAVLDVSDDDVLVSASAGEEAAEPETGETHVYRVNELGVERVSQEPGVHTAVRAGDVAVLVSATLDRPGARVRVVREGRTVATIRSHAEDPGLSPRVALTQGGARRIPCAVLMPTDYPRDTAGSAPLPVLLDPYGGPHGSRVVAAHNAHLTSQWFADQGFAVVVADGRGTPGRSPAWEKAVHHDFTVTLDDQIEALRDLARTYPLDLGRVAIRGWSYGGYLAALAVLRRPDVFHAGIAGAPVTDWRLYDTHYTERYLGHPDQVPQVYAHSSLVTDDGLSSPAEPHRPLMIVHGMADDNVVVAHALRLSSALLAAGRPHEVLPLSGVTHMTPQEQVAENLLLLQVDFLKRSLGLG; translated from the coding sequence ATGACGACCGAGCCTGTCTCCTTCCCCCGACGGCACGCGCGCACCCAGCGGTTCACGCTCGGCGCGCCGCGTGCGTTCACCGTGGCCCCCGACGCCTCCCATGTCGTGTTCCTGCGCTCCGGATCCGGCACAGACCGGGCCAACTCCCTCTGGGTGCTCGACCTTGGTGGCAATGCGGAGCGGGTGGCCGCCGACCCGCGCGCCCTCCTCGCCGGCGCCTCCGAGGACCTCTCGGCCGAGGAACGGGCACGCCGTGAACGCAGTCGCGAGGGCGGTGCCGGCATCGTCGGCTACGCCACCGACACCGCCGCGGAGTTGGCGTCTTTCGCCTTGTCAGGGCGGCTTTTCACCGCCGAGTTGCGGGCGGGTACGGCACGTGAACTGCCCGTTCCCGGACCGGTGATCGACCCCCGCCCCTCTCCCGACGGACGGCACGTCGCCTACGTCACCGCCGGGGCCCTGCGGGTGGTCGGTGCCGAGGGCGACGGTGACCGGGCGCTCGCCGAACCGGAGTCCGAGGGTGTCGTCTACGGCCTCGCGGAGTTCGTCGCGGCCGAGGAGATGCAGCGTTCGCGCGGCTTCTGGTGGGCGCCGGAGTCGGACCGGCTGCTCGTGGCGCGCGCGGACGACACGCCGGTGCGGCGGTGGTGGATCTCCGACCCGGCGCATCCCGAGCGAAAGCCGGGCCGCGTCGCCTACCCGGCCGCCGGCACCCCCAACGCGGACGTACAGTTGTTCGTGTTCGGTCTGGACGGGGCCCGCACGGAGGTCCTCTGGGACCGGTCCCGCTACCCGTATCTGGCTCATGTGCACTGGTCAGCGGCGGGGGCGCCACTGCTCCTCGTGCAGGCTCGCGACCAGCGAAGCCAGCTGTACCTGGCGGTGGACCCGGAGTCCGGGGCGACCCGCATGGTGCACGCCGACGAGGATCAGGATTGGCTTGATCTTTTCCCTGGGGTGCCGTGCTGGTCCCCCTCGGGGCAGCTCGTGCGTGTCGCCGACGAGGGCGGCGCGCGGGTGCTGGCGGTCGGCGAACGACCGCTCACCGGGGCACAGTTGCATGTGCGGGCGGTACTGGACGTGTCGGACGACGACGTGCTGGTCTCCGCCTCGGCGGGCGAGGAGGCGGCCGAGCCGGAGACCGGCGAGACGCACGTCTACCGCGTCAACGAACTCGGCGTGGAGCGCGTGAGCCAGGAGCCCGGTGTGCACACCGCGGTGCGCGCCGGGGACGTGGCCGTCCTCGTCTCCGCCACGCTCGACCGGCCGGGCGCCCGGGTACGGGTGGTGCGCGAGGGCCGGACGGTGGCCACCATCCGCTCCCATGCCGAAGACCCCGGTTTGTCCCCGCGCGTGGCCCTCACCCAGGGGGGCGCACGCCGAATCCCGTGCGCCGTGCTTATGCCTACGGACTACCCCCGTGACACTGCCGGCTCCGCTCCCCTGCCCGTCCTCCTGGACCCCTACGGCGGCCCGCACGGCTCCCGCGTGGTGGCCGCGCACAACGCGCACCTCACCTCCCAGTGGTTCGCCGACCAGGGCTTCGCGGTGGTCGTCGCCGACGGCCGCGGCACCCCGGGCCGCTCCCCCGCCTGGGAGAAGGCCGTCCACCACGACTTCACGGTCACCCTCGACGACCAGATCGAGGCCCTGCGGGACCTCGCCAGGACGTATCCGCTCGACCTCGGCCGGGTCGCGATCCGCGGCTGGTCCTACGGCGGCTACCTGGCCGCCCTGGCCGTGCTGCGCCGCCCGGACGTCTTCCACGCGGGCATCGCGGGCGCCCCGGTCACCGACTGGCGCCTGTACGACACCCATTACACCGAGCGGTACCTGGGCCACCCGGACCAGGTACCGCAGGTGTACGCCCACAGCTCCCTGGTCACCGACGACGGGCTGTCCTCGCCCGCCGAGCCGCACCGGCCGCTGATGATCGTGCACGGCATGGCCGACGACAACGTGGTGGTCGCCCACGCCCTGCGGCTGTCCTCCGCCCTGCTCGCCGCGGGGCGCCCGCACGAGGTGCTGCCGCTGTCCGGGGTCACCCACATGACTCCGCAGGAGCAGGTCGCCGAGAACCTGCTGCTGCTCCAGGTGGACTTCCTCAAGCGCTCCCTGGGACTCGGCTGA
- a CDS encoding GNAT family N-acetyltransferase, whose amino-acid sequence MDVASLLPLTTARLSLRLFTPGDADDLYAYQSLPSVARYLYRPAHTRERSEQVAAERAAQTAWRADGDKLALAVCRRDEPGVLGEVSLTLADARAAQAEIGWTLDPGHQGHGYATEAAAALAGFAFDTLGVHRLYARLDVENTGSVRVCERLGMRREAHLVENDLDGDRWGSEYIYAALSADLGSRSGD is encoded by the coding sequence ATGGACGTCGCCTCGCTGCTGCCCTTGACCACGGCCCGGTTGTCGCTGCGTCTGTTCACTCCCGGCGACGCCGACGACCTGTACGCCTACCAGAGCCTGCCGAGCGTGGCGCGCTACTTGTACCGGCCGGCGCACACGCGTGAGCGCAGCGAGCAGGTTGCCGCCGAGCGCGCGGCGCAGACGGCTTGGCGCGCCGACGGGGACAAGCTGGCGCTCGCTGTCTGCCGACGCGATGAGCCCGGCGTCCTTGGCGAGGTGAGCCTCACCCTGGCCGATGCCCGCGCCGCCCAGGCCGAGATCGGCTGGACTCTCGACCCAGGTCACCAGGGGCACGGCTATGCGACCGAGGCGGCCGCGGCGCTGGCCGGGTTTGCCTTCGACACGCTGGGCGTGCACCGGCTCTACGCACGGCTGGATGTGGAGAACACCGGGTCTGTGCGGGTCTGTGAGCGCCTCGGGATGCGCCGGGAGGCGCACCTGGTCGAGAACGACCTCGACGGGGATCGCTGGGGCAGCGAGTACATCTACGCGGCGCTGTCCGCGGATCTTGGCAGTCGATCAGGCGATTGA
- a CDS encoding DUF397 domain-containing protein — translation MMRTTSSGEASNLAWFKSSYSSGSEGDSCVEIATASNTVRVRDSKHIEGPRLMLTPRAWAHFVSYASED, via the coding sequence ATGATGCGCACCACCTCGTCCGGGGAGGCCTCCAACCTGGCGTGGTTCAAGAGCAGCTACAGCAGCGGCAGCGAGGGTGACTCCTGCGTCGAGATCGCCACCGCGTCCAACACTGTCCGCGTCCGCGACTCGAAGCACATCGAAGGCCCCCGGCTCATGCTGACGCCGAGGGCTTGGGCTCACTTCGTTTCGTACGCCTCCGAAGACTGA
- a CDS encoding helix-turn-helix domain-containing protein, whose translation MSVDGEAVRTRVDSEAADEPGWEVDPDDDWALAVVATVGRQLRLRREAAGMRVAEFAAAVGYGDDLVYKIESGKRIPRPEYLDAADVALCAGGLVSAMQEDLKKVRYPKKVRDLAQLEARAVELQLYDPLHVHGLLQTRESARALLTMRRPAYSAEEVERFIAARVARKAIYERDPAPELSFVLEEWTLRRPLGGRAVLRGQLEHLLEAGQLPNVELQVMPVEREEHAGVDGGIEVLKFEDGSAIGRSPVVANGRPVTEPRQLRILELRYGIIRAQALTPRESAAFIEQLLGET comes from the coding sequence ATGTCGGTGGACGGTGAGGCAGTACGGACTCGGGTCGACTCCGAGGCGGCGGACGAGCCGGGGTGGGAGGTGGACCCGGACGACGACTGGGCGCTCGCCGTAGTGGCCACGGTGGGCCGACAGTTGAGACTGCGGCGGGAGGCGGCGGGGATGCGGGTCGCCGAGTTCGCCGCGGCGGTCGGATACGGCGACGACCTGGTCTACAAGATCGAGAGCGGCAAGCGGATTCCCCGGCCCGAGTATCTGGACGCGGCGGACGTGGCGCTGTGCGCGGGCGGACTCGTCTCGGCGATGCAGGAGGACCTGAAGAAGGTCCGGTACCCGAAGAAGGTTCGGGATCTCGCACAGTTGGAGGCACGGGCGGTTGAGCTTCAGCTCTATGACCCACTGCACGTCCACGGCTTGTTGCAAACACGCGAGAGTGCGCGCGCCCTCCTTACGATGCGGCGTCCCGCGTATTCAGCGGAAGAGGTCGAGCGGTTCATCGCCGCGCGCGTGGCCCGCAAGGCGATCTACGAGCGCGACCCGGCACCTGAACTCAGCTTCGTACTGGAGGAGTGGACCCTTCGGCGCCCACTAGGCGGGAGGGCGGTCCTGCGCGGACAACTTGAGCACTTGCTTGAGGCGGGGCAGTTGCCGAATGTCGAACTCCAGGTCATGCCAGTGGAACGCGAAGAGCATGCTGGAGTGGACGGCGGGATCGAGGTGCTGAAGTTCGAGGACGGCTCAGCAATCGGCCGTTCTCCGGTGGTGGCCAACGGCCGACCGGTCACGGAGCCGAGGCAGCTCCGTATTCTGGAACTCCGGTATGGCATCATCCGGGCGCAGGCGCTCACGCCTCGTGAGTCGGCTGCGTTCATCGAGCAACTGCTGGGGGAGACATGA
- a CDS encoding ATP-binding protein: MSDVNQEIAEPTTQLDTRAQNFSVLLSSTPRGARLARLLAADQLRRWEFPAEAASHVVAELAANAATHGRLPGRSFRLTLYVVGSTLRIEVTDTRGDRRPKLQEPDTDAESGRGLLLVDALADRWGVTEDRFPRKIIWAELRLPRPERAPTSSGGYDD, encoded by the coding sequence CTGAGTGATGTGAATCAGGAAATTGCCGAGCCCACGACCCAACTCGACACCCGCGCCCAAAACTTCAGCGTCCTCCTGTCGTCCACCCCGCGGGGCGCCCGCCTGGCCCGGCTGCTCGCCGCCGACCAGCTCCGCAGGTGGGAGTTCCCGGCCGAGGCGGCGAGCCACGTCGTGGCCGAGCTGGCGGCGAACGCGGCCACGCACGGCCGGCTTCCCGGCCGCAGCTTCCGCCTGACGCTCTACGTGGTCGGCAGCACGCTCCGTATCGAAGTCACCGACACGCGCGGTGACCGTCGCCCGAAGCTCCAAGAGCCGGACACGGACGCCGAGTCCGGCCGGGGCCTGCTGCTCGTGGACGCCCTCGCCGACCGCTGGGGTGTGACCGAGGACCGCTTCCCGCGCAAGATCATCTGGGCCGAACTGCGCCTGCCGCGACCGGAACGCGCCCCCACGAGTTCCGGTGGCTACGACGACTGA
- a CDS encoding helix-turn-helix domain-containing protein — protein MGIQNPSVPPHAQSRIAGDRHPNRGHHTGGLVHDNTRHTTRFTVIGNHLAQHRELSLLAIGLGVHLQSLPKGARVDIKTLTVRFPEGATRIAAALRELEAHGYLRRPRERAPGGRIVTRTISCNQPPAGRRHHDEPPHTVPDAPDRPVTAAPEQEQCEKQAARETGGSREKRAPRKPLPAVPRPAYPAPALLKAATDLLADLRRHDSRLLLSACDTAHLAPGVAAWLEREVGPAAVRHALTADLPPEGLRRPAAVLAHRLTAQLPPPLPFRAPAVPPPARHPLQSCEGCDRAFRAPAPGRCRTCRA, from the coding sequence ATGGGTATCCAGAACCCTAGCGTGCCCCCGCACGCCCAGTCCCGTATTGCGGGCGACAGGCACCCGAACCGAGGTCACCACACAGGCGGCCTGGTCCACGACAACACCCGCCACACCACCCGCTTCACGGTGATCGGCAACCACCTCGCCCAGCACCGCGAGTTGTCGCTCCTCGCGATCGGCCTCGGCGTACACCTTCAGTCGCTGCCGAAGGGCGCCCGCGTCGACATCAAGACCCTCACCGTGCGCTTCCCCGAAGGGGCCACCCGTATCGCCGCCGCCCTACGGGAGTTGGAGGCCCACGGCTACCTCCGCCGCCCCCGCGAACGCGCCCCCGGCGGCCGTATCGTCACCCGCACGATCTCCTGCAACCAGCCGCCCGCGGGCCGCCGTCACCACGACGAACCGCCCCACACCGTGCCCGACGCACCGGACCGCCCGGTGACGGCAGCGCCGGAGCAGGAGCAGTGCGAGAAGCAGGCGGCGCGCGAGACGGGCGGGTCGCGCGAGAAGCGCGCTCCCCGCAAGCCGCTTCCCGCCGTCCCCCGCCCCGCGTATCCCGCCCCTGCACTCCTCAAGGCGGCCACCGACCTCCTCGCGGACCTCCGCCGCCACGACTCCCGCCTCCTGCTCTCCGCCTGCGACACGGCCCACCTGGCCCCGGGCGTCGCCGCCTGGCTGGAACGTGAGGTGGGTCCGGCGGCCGTGCGCCACGCCCTGACCGCCGATCTCCCACCGGAGGGACTACGGCGACCCGCTGCCGTCCTGGCCCACCGCCTCACCGCCCAGCTACCCCCGCCGCTCCCGTTCCGCGCCCCGGCCGTCCCTCCGCCCGCGCGTCACCCGCTCCAGAGCTGCGAGGGCTGCGACCGCGCCTTCCGCGCCCCCGCCCCCGGCCGCTGTCGCACCTGCCGGGCCTGA
- a CDS encoding GNAT family N-acetyltransferase, translating to MTPTLRTARLVLDPYVPEDEEDFVALFQDTRVSRWMGDGPATEAQDRAMFGRIFTKVYAQDLFDVWAVRRDGVLVGHAEIKPSDVVDGHEIIYALAPAAWGSGLGTEVAEGIVAHGFGTLVLTEVHATVAAQNTASLALLGRIGFEHVRDVQEADGSVTHVLTRCAAADAGADPGASTGV from the coding sequence ATGACCCCGACTCTGCGGACCGCGCGCCTGGTCCTGGACCCGTACGTGCCGGAGGACGAAGAGGACTTCGTCGCTCTGTTCCAGGACACCAGGGTGTCCCGGTGGATGGGGGACGGCCCGGCTACCGAGGCGCAGGACCGGGCCATGTTCGGGCGGATCTTCACCAAGGTCTACGCCCAGGACCTGTTCGACGTCTGGGCCGTGCGCCGGGACGGCGTCCTGGTCGGGCACGCCGAGATCAAGCCGAGCGACGTTGTCGACGGCCACGAGATCATCTACGCGCTGGCCCCCGCGGCCTGGGGAAGCGGTCTGGGGACCGAGGTGGCGGAGGGGATCGTCGCCCACGGTTTCGGCACGCTCGTGCTGACGGAGGTGCACGCCACCGTGGCCGCGCAGAACACGGCCTCACTGGCCCTGCTGGGGAGGATCGGTTTCGAGCACGTCCGGGACGTCCAAGAGGCCGACGGCAGCGTCACCCACGTGCTGACCCGCTGCGCCGCCGCGGACGCCGGCGCGGACCCGGGAGCGTCCACGGGCGTCTGA
- the mshB gene encoding N-acetyl-1-D-myo-inositol-2-amino-2-deoxy-alpha-D-glucopyranoside deacetylase has protein sequence MTERAARRLMLVHAHPDDESINNGATMARYAAEGARVTLVTCTLGELGEVIPDELRHLEGAAGLGPYRGQELAAAMRELGVTDFRLLGGAGRYRDSGMMGLPDNDDPDCLWQAGLDDAAEHLVAVIREVRPQVLVTYDDNGGYGHPDHIQAHRVAMRAVDLAADPAVRPDLGEPWRIAKVYWNRVPRPVAEAAFARLKDDLAGLPFDEPAAIDDVPGVVGDERVTTAIDGGVYAAAKAAAMRAHATQIEMAEPYFALSNRLAQPVFTTEFYELVRGEPVAAPGERETDLFAGTEKEAS, from the coding sequence ATGACGGAACGGGCCGCTCGGCGGCTGATGCTGGTGCACGCGCATCCCGACGACGAGTCGATCAACAACGGTGCGACCATGGCGCGCTACGCGGCCGAGGGTGCCCGGGTGACGCTGGTGACCTGCACGCTCGGGGAGCTGGGCGAGGTCATCCCGGACGAGCTGCGGCACCTGGAGGGAGCGGCCGGGCTCGGCCCGTACCGGGGGCAGGAGCTGGCCGCGGCCATGCGGGAGCTGGGAGTCACGGACTTCCGGCTGCTCGGCGGGGCCGGGCGGTACCGGGACTCCGGGATGATGGGGCTCCCCGACAACGACGACCCGGACTGTCTGTGGCAGGCCGGCCTCGACGACGCCGCCGAGCACCTCGTCGCCGTGATCCGCGAGGTGCGCCCGCAGGTCCTCGTCACCTACGACGACAACGGCGGCTACGGCCACCCCGACCACATCCAGGCCCACCGCGTCGCCATGCGCGCCGTGGACCTGGCCGCCGACCCCGCCGTGCGCCCCGACCTCGGCGAGCCCTGGCGGATCGCCAAGGTGTACTGGAACCGCGTCCCGCGCCCGGTCGCCGAGGCCGCCTTCGCTCGGCTGAAGGACGATCTGGCGGGGCTGCCGTTCGACGAGCCGGCGGCGATCGACGACGTTCCCGGAGTCGTCGGCGACGAGCGGGTCACCACGGCGATCGACGGCGGCGTGTACGCCGCGGCCAAGGCCGCCGCGATGCGCGCGCACGCCACCCAGATCGAGATGGCCGAGCCGTACTTCGCCCTGTCCAACCGGCTCGCCCAGCCGGTCTTCACCACCGAGTTCTACGAGCTGGTGCGCGGGGAACCCGTCGCCGCGCCGGGGGAGCGGGAGACCGATCTGTTCGCCGGCACGGAGAAGGAGGCGTCATGA
- a CDS encoding DUF6113 family protein — MSSGGGGSMLAQPLKPPSAGRVAAYVGLFLLGAVVAVAGALVQAAWFPGGLLLALAGAAGLFLGGARAARSRGGAVAGAAGWVVTVFVLTASRPEGDFFFAADSGSYLFLLGGMAVAVICATLAPRRQPHGDDARLGK; from the coding sequence ATGAGTTCAGGGGGAGGGGGCTCCATGCTCGCGCAGCCCCTCAAGCCGCCCTCCGCCGGGCGGGTCGCCGCGTACGTGGGACTCTTCCTGCTCGGCGCGGTGGTCGCGGTCGCCGGTGCCCTGGTGCAGGCCGCCTGGTTCCCCGGCGGGCTGCTGCTCGCGCTCGCGGGCGCCGCCGGGCTGTTCCTGGGCGGGGCGCGGGCCGCGCGCAGCCGGGGTGGGGCCGTGGCGGGTGCGGCCGGCTGGGTCGTCACCGTGTTCGTGCTCACCGCCAGCCGGCCCGAAGGCGACTTCTTCTTCGCGGCCGACAGCGGCTCCTACCTCTTCCTGCTCGGCGGCATGGCCGTCGCTGTGATCTGTGCCACCTTGGCTCCGAGACGGCAACCGCACGGCGACGACGCCCGACTTGGCAAGTGA
- a CDS encoding ABC transporter ATP-binding protein: MTTTAERAGTTTVVGFDEVTKTYGNVRAVDGLTLALHPGETVALLGPNGAGKSTTLDLLLGLRQADSGTVSVFGTTAREAIVAGRVGAMLQSGGLMEDVTVAELVRLACDLHPKRFRTADVLARAGISQIADRKVNKLSGGQAQRVRFALATAGDSDLIVLDEPTTGMDVSARQAFWATMREQADHGRTVLFATHYLEEADAIADRVLVLHRGRLLADGTAAEIKAKAGARRVAFDLEGDIDEAVLRALPFLTSMTVSGQTVRIQSSDADKTVHALYGLGVYPRNLEVAGLGLEQAFVAITEAEEAKQS, from the coding sequence ATGACGACAACAGCGGAGCGAGCCGGCACCACCACGGTGGTGGGGTTCGACGAGGTGACCAAGACCTACGGGAACGTACGGGCCGTGGACGGGCTGACCCTCGCCCTGCATCCGGGCGAGACCGTCGCCCTGCTCGGCCCGAACGGCGCCGGCAAGTCGACCACCCTCGACCTGCTGCTCGGCCTCAGGCAGGCCGACAGCGGCACCGTCAGCGTCTTCGGCACCACCGCGCGCGAGGCGATCGTCGCCGGGCGCGTGGGCGCCATGCTGCAGAGCGGCGGGCTGATGGAGGACGTCACCGTCGCCGAACTGGTGCGGCTCGCCTGCGACCTGCACCCCAAGCGGTTCAGGACCGCCGACGTGCTGGCCCGGGCCGGTATCTCCCAGATCGCCGACCGCAAGGTGAACAAGCTCTCCGGCGGCCAGGCCCAGCGCGTCCGCTTCGCCCTGGCCACCGCCGGCGACAGCGACCTGATCGTCCTGGACGAGCCGACCACCGGCATGGACGTCTCCGCCCGCCAGGCATTCTGGGCCACCATGCGCGAACAGGCCGACCACGGCCGTACGGTCCTCTTCGCCACGCATTACCTGGAAGAGGCCGACGCCATCGCCGACCGGGTGCTCGTCCTGCACCGGGGACGGCTGCTGGCCGACGGCACCGCCGCCGAGATCAAGGCGAAGGCGGGGGCCCGGCGGGTCGCCTTCGACCTGGAGGGCGACATCGACGAGGCCGTGCTGCGCGCTCTGCCCTTCCTGACCTCGATGACCGTGAGCGGCCAGACCGTCCGCATCCAGTCCTCCGACGCCGACAAGACCGTGCACGCCCTGTACGGGCTCGGCGTCTACCCCCGCAACCTCGAAGTCGCCGGGCTCGGACTCGAGCAGGCCTTCGTCGCCATCACCGAGGCCGAGGAGGCCAAGCAGTCGTGA
- a CDS encoding ABC transporter permease: MNSLIRLELTRALRNRKFLFFSVLYPSILFLIIAGKADGVTKVDGTGLTVPTYMMVSMASFGALTAVLMGNSERIAKERESGWVRQLRLTSLPGRGYVLAKTAGAAVVSLPSIVVVFVVAAAVKQVRLEAWQWLALTGAIWAGSLVFAALGVAIGYLASGDAVRPITMIIYFGLSMLGGLWMPSTTFPQWLQNIAEWLPTHAYAALGRAIEESQAPHAKDLAILVVFFALFAGGAAWLYRKDTLKA, from the coding sequence GTGAACAGTCTGATCAGACTGGAACTCACCCGCGCCCTGCGCAACCGCAAGTTCCTGTTCTTCTCGGTGCTCTACCCCTCGATCCTCTTCCTGATCATCGCGGGCAAGGCGGACGGCGTCACCAAGGTCGACGGCACCGGCCTGACCGTCCCGACGTACATGATGGTCTCCATGGCCTCCTTCGGCGCCCTCACCGCCGTGCTCATGGGCAACAGCGAGCGGATCGCCAAGGAGCGCGAGAGCGGCTGGGTACGGCAGCTCCGGCTGACCTCACTGCCCGGGCGGGGCTACGTCCTCGCCAAGACCGCCGGCGCCGCCGTGGTCAGCCTGCCGTCCATCGTCGTCGTCTTCGTGGTCGCCGCCGCCGTCAAGCAGGTCCGTCTGGAGGCCTGGCAGTGGCTCGCCCTCACCGGCGCGATCTGGGCCGGCAGCCTGGTCTTCGCCGCGCTCGGCGTCGCCATCGGCTACCTCGCCAGCGGGGACGCGGTCCGCCCGATCACGATGATCATCTACTTCGGCCTGTCCATGCTCGGCGGTCTGTGGATGCCCTCGACCACCTTCCCGCAGTGGCTGCAGAACATCGCCGAGTGGCTGCCGACGCACGCGTACGCTGCACTGGGGCGCGCGATCGAGGAGAGCCAGGCCCCGCACGCGAAGGACCTCGCCATCCTCGTCGTCTTCTTCGCCCTGTTCGCGGGCGGCGCGGCCTGGCTGTACCGGAAGGACACGCTGAAGGCGTGA